In Nymphaea colorata isolate Beijing-Zhang1983 chromosome 13, ASM883128v2, whole genome shotgun sequence, one DNA window encodes the following:
- the LOC116267138 gene encoding uncharacterized protein LOC116267138, with amino-acid sequence MAKLQGFANAFVLFLASVAAIQCVSGEIVCEKLPTDICAFAISSSGMRCVLEKYVQRGEVNYQCVTSQVRADKLHEAGGWIETDECVQACGVDRSWAGISSDPLLDLHFMDKLCSPPCYKGCPKIVDLYFNLALAEGVFLPNLCDALKSNPRRAMAEATFKSGSIGDGAPAPASAAPVASAPAPF; translated from the exons ATGGCCAAGCTCCAGGGTTTCGCCAATGCGTTCGTCTTGTTCTTGGCTTCCGTGGCCGCAATTCAATGCGTTTCAG GTGAGATCGTGTGTGAGAAACTGCCGACGGACATCTGCGCGTTCGCAATATCGTCGTCGGGCATGCGGTGCGTGTTGGAGAAGTACGTGCAAAGGGGAGAGGTGAATTATCAGTGCGTGACGTCGCAAGTGAGGGCCGATAAGCTGCATGAGGCCGGCGGGTGGATAGAGACCGACGAGTGCGTCCAGGCGTGTGGGGTGGACCGGAGCTGGGCCGGCATCTCCTCCGACCCCCTTTTGGATCTTCATTTCATGGACAAGCTCTGCTCTCCTCCTTGCTACAAGGGTTGCCCTAAAATAGTGGATCTCTACTTCAACCTTGCTTTAGCAGAAG GTGTTTTCCTTCCCAACTTGTGCGATGCCTTAAAATCCAATCCACGACGCGCAATGGCCGAGGCAACATTCAAATCAGGTTCCATTGGAGATGGCGCACCTGCACCAGCGTCTGCAGCACCAGTTGCATCCGCGCCTGCACCATTTTAG